From a single Natronorubrum tibetense GA33 genomic region:
- a CDS encoding DUF3784 domain-containing protein, translated as MVDGTVASLLLAAGFVGALGVLIKYFGMVQLIAGYDSDRVTDEEGLSRFIGTNTLYVAAMLVLVAAVEYTETFAAAELVWIGFLIVVFGLTARMIVGARRYEDAG; from the coding sequence ATGGTTGACGGGACGGTCGCTTCACTCCTTCTCGCGGCTGGATTCGTCGGCGCGCTCGGCGTCCTGATCAAGTATTTCGGGATGGTCCAGTTGATCGCGGGCTACGACTCCGACCGCGTCACCGACGAGGAGGGATTGTCGAGGTTCATCGGAACGAACACGCTCTACGTCGCTGCGATGCTCGTGCTCGTCGCCGCCGTCGAGTATACGGAGACGTTCGCGGCCGCCGAACTGGTCTGGATTGGCTTCCTCATCGTGGTGTTTGGACTGACCGCTCGCATGATCGTCGGCGCTCGCCGGTACGAAGACGCTGGATGA
- a CDS encoding DUF7836 family putative zinc-binding protein, which translates to MDQTTVQLLCPECTKEWQITPGDLPESTAMFHCPNCHASRRLSEFMRTDRDLQTLKQLG; encoded by the coding sequence ATGGACCAGACGACAGTCCAATTGTTGTGTCCTGAATGTACGAAAGAGTGGCAGATTACTCCGGGTGACCTCCCCGAATCCACCGCGATGTTCCACTGTCCGAACTGTCACGCTTCCCGACGACTCTCCGAGTTCATGCGGACGGACCGCGATCTCCAGACGCTAAAACAACTCGGCTAA
- a CDS encoding bifunctional ADP-dependent NAD(P)H-hydrate dehydratase/NAD(P)H-hydrate epimerase, giving the protein MITGERMAAVDENAAALGVAQKQLMESSGHAVARAVREVAEPDSSVAIVAGRGNNGGDAFVTARFLDDYSVTTLLLGKAETIGTEIARENWDALQQSEYETREITDSSQFDLPDCDVVVDAMLGTGISGDLREPAATAAEAINDADATVVAVDVPSGFDANDGDHAGNGVEADRIVTFHDTKPGLDELTADVTVTDIGIPAAAERYVGPGDVSLARPDGRDGRPYVIGGGPYTGAPALAAQGALRAGAELAFVAAPDAVAGEIQGYSEDLIVQPYAEDVLTPERTEELLETAEQYDNVVVLGPGLGIADETLEAAKQFLESYDGRVVVDADALRVVPDLETDATLVCTPNRVELARMGGPDTDDLAGAADKIESFAAELGHIVLAKGAADVITDGERTRISRSGTVGMKVGGTGDTLAGIVAALMEHAEPFDAAAAGAQVNGLAGERIATTEAFGFLASDMLDEIPAALWGGVDE; this is encoded by the coding sequence ATGATCACAGGCGAGCGGATGGCCGCCGTCGACGAGAACGCCGCGGCGCTCGGCGTGGCACAAAAGCAGTTGATGGAGTCGAGCGGGCACGCAGTCGCCCGCGCGGTTCGGGAGGTTGCCGAACCGGACTCGAGCGTCGCGATCGTCGCCGGCCGCGGAAACAACGGCGGCGACGCGTTCGTCACGGCTCGCTTCTTGGACGACTACTCGGTTACGACCCTCCTGCTCGGTAAGGCCGAAACCATCGGAACCGAGATCGCCCGTGAGAACTGGGACGCCCTCCAGCAGAGCGAGTACGAGACGCGAGAGATCACGGACTCGAGTCAGTTCGACCTCCCCGACTGTGACGTCGTCGTCGACGCGATGCTCGGCACCGGAATCAGCGGGGACCTCCGAGAGCCCGCCGCGACTGCAGCCGAGGCGATCAACGACGCCGACGCGACCGTCGTCGCGGTCGACGTTCCCTCCGGCTTCGACGCGAACGACGGTGACCACGCGGGCAACGGCGTCGAGGCCGATCGCATCGTCACCTTCCACGATACGAAACCGGGGCTGGACGAACTCACAGCCGACGTGACGGTCACAGACATCGGCATCCCCGCAGCAGCCGAGCGCTACGTCGGGCCGGGCGATGTCTCGCTCGCGCGGCCCGACGGCCGGGACGGTCGGCCCTACGTCATCGGCGGCGGACCCTACACCGGCGCGCCGGCGCTCGCCGCGCAGGGGGCGCTTCGAGCCGGCGCGGAACTCGCCTTCGTCGCCGCCCCCGACGCCGTCGCAGGCGAGATTCAGGGCTACAGCGAGGACCTCATCGTCCAGCCCTACGCGGAGGACGTGCTCACGCCCGAACGAACCGAGGAACTCCTCGAGACCGCCGAGCAGTACGACAACGTCGTCGTACTTGGGCCGGGACTGGGTATCGCCGACGAGACGCTCGAGGCCGCGAAACAGTTCCTCGAGTCCTACGACGGCCGCGTCGTCGTCGACGCGGACGCCTTGCGGGTCGTGCCCGACCTCGAGACCGACGCGACGCTGGTCTGTACGCCTAATCGCGTCGAGTTGGCCCGGATGGGCGGCCCCGATACCGACGATCTGGCCGGCGCGGCCGACAAGATCGAATCCTTCGCCGCCGAACTGGGCCACATCGTGCTCGCGAAGGGCGCGGCCGACGTGATCACGGACGGCGAGCGGACTCGGATCAGCCGCTCCGGCACCGTCGGCATGAAAGTCGGCGGCACCGGCGACACGCTGGCCGGCATCGTCGCGGCCCTGATGGAACACGCCGAGCCGTTCGACGCCGCGGCGGCGGGCGCGCAGGTCAACGGCCTCGCAGGGGAACGGATCGCAACGACTGAGGCGTTCGGCTTCCTCGCGTCCGATATGCTCGACGAGATTCCTGCGGCACTGTGGGGTGGGGTCGATGAGTGA
- a CDS encoding UPF0058 family protein, whose translation MKKQELIHLHGLLAEVSNQCAAWDDCQIDLEEYETLGIRPTSIHKSKTDHKAAVFALAGGITMNMREGEQEAVAATAD comes from the coding sequence ATGAAGAAGCAGGAGCTCATTCACCTTCACGGCCTTCTCGCGGAGGTATCGAACCAGTGTGCGGCGTGGGACGACTGTCAGATTGATCTCGAGGAGTACGAAACACTCGGGATCCGACCGACATCGATTCACAAATCGAAAACAGATCACAAAGCTGCTGTCTTTGCACTCGCGGGGGGAATCACGATGAATATGCGCGAGGGGGAGCAGGAAGCAGTTGCCGCTACTGCAGACTGA
- a CDS encoding transcription initiation factor IIB codes for MTDTTIRTYTDEEEREETTEKSGERETCPECGGRVLSDAEHAETVCEDCGLVVEEDEIDRGPEWRAFDAAEKDKKSRVGAPTTNMMHDQGLSTNIGWQDKDAYGRALSSRQRQKMQRLRTWNERFRTRDSKERNLKQALGEIDRMASALGLPENVRETASVIYRRALEEDLLPGRSIEGVATASLYASARQASTPRSLDEISAVSRVEKMELTRTYRYIIRELGLEVKPADPEQYVPRFVSDLDLSDETERMARELLESARQEGVHSGKSPVGLAAAAVYAAALLTNEKVTQNDVSEVASISEVTIRNRYKELLEASDTAAPA; via the coding sequence ATGACAGACACGACAATCAGAACCTATACGGACGAGGAAGAGCGCGAAGAAACGACCGAAAAATCGGGTGAGCGAGAAACCTGTCCCGAGTGTGGCGGCCGAGTCCTCTCGGACGCCGAACACGCCGAGACCGTCTGTGAGGACTGCGGGCTCGTCGTTGAGGAGGACGAGATCGATCGCGGTCCCGAGTGGCGCGCATTCGACGCCGCCGAGAAGGACAAGAAGTCCCGCGTCGGTGCCCCCACGACGAACATGATGCACGACCAGGGGCTCTCGACGAACATCGGCTGGCAGGACAAAGACGCCTACGGCCGCGCCCTCTCGAGTCGCCAGCGCCAGAAGATGCAGCGGCTTCGCACGTGGAACGAGCGCTTCCGCACTCGCGACTCGAAAGAGCGCAACCTCAAGCAGGCCCTCGGCGAGATCGACCGCATGGCCAGCGCGCTCGGTCTCCCGGAAAACGTCCGCGAGACCGCCAGCGTGATCTATCGGCGCGCCCTCGAGGAGGATCTCCTCCCGGGCCGTTCGATCGAGGGCGTCGCGACGGCGTCGCTGTACGCGTCCGCACGGCAGGCGAGCACGCCTCGCAGTCTCGACGAGATTTCGGCCGTCAGCCGCGTCGAGAAGATGGAACTGACCCGAACCTACCGGTACATCATCCGGGAACTCGGTCTCGAGGTCAAACCCGCTGACCCCGAACAGTACGTCCCGCGGTTCGTCAGCGATCTGGACCTCTCGGACGAGACCGAGCGCATGGCCCGCGAACTGCTCGAGTCCGCGCGTCAGGAAGGCGTCCACAGCGGCAAGTCGCCAGTCGGCCTCGCGGCCGCCGCCGTCTACGCCGCCGCGCTGTTGACCAACGAGAAGGTGACCCAGAACGACGTCAGCGAGGTCGCGAGCATCTCCGAGGTTACGATCCGAAACCGCTACAAGGAACTCCTCGAAGCTTCCGACACGGCAGCCCCAGCGTAA
- the moaC gene encoding cyclic pyranopterin monophosphate synthase MoaC, translating into MSETPDERSNAAESSEAAAADELTHTTDDGDVQMVDVGEKPDSERRAVAVGEIHLQPSTIEAIREDQVGKGDVLATARIGAIQAVKHTWETIPMCHQIPITNVDTDFSLAEDRIELEVGVETTGKTGCEMEALEGVTTGLNVVWDMVKAVEKDDDGQYPSTGIENVRVLAKEKERA; encoded by the coding sequence ATGAGTGAAACGCCCGACGAGCGGTCGAACGCGGCGGAGTCCTCCGAGGCAGCCGCGGCCGACGAACTCACCCACACCACCGACGACGGCGATGTCCAGATGGTCGACGTCGGCGAGAAACCGGACAGCGAACGCCGCGCCGTCGCGGTCGGGGAGATCCACCTTCAGCCGTCGACGATCGAGGCGATTCGGGAGGACCAGGTCGGTAAGGGCGACGTGCTCGCGACCGCCCGAATCGGCGCGATTCAGGCCGTCAAACACACCTGGGAGACGATCCCGATGTGCCACCAGATTCCGATCACCAACGTCGACACCGATTTCTCGCTCGCAGAGGACCGTATCGAACTCGAGGTCGGCGTCGAAACCACCGGCAAAACGGGTTGCGAGATGGAGGCCCTCGAGGGCGTCACGACCGGACTCAACGTCGTCTGGGATATGGTGAAAGCCGTCGAGAAGGACGACGACGGACAGTATCCCTCGACGGGCATCGAGAACGTGCGGGTGCTCGCGAAGGAAAAAGAGCGAGCCTGA
- a CDS encoding DUF555 domain-containing protein: MHCRVVVEAAVPVFDVETEDEAIRIAISKTGEMLNPDLNYVEINMGERTTPSGEELPPAFIAADEALVALELEMSVFNVEREEHASRIARKEIGQRLENIPLEVISIEEFEDEDDDDESTADDETESTDETESDESTSSETTDDDDDEILPEFEDLVE, translated from the coding sequence ATGCACTGCAGGGTCGTCGTCGAAGCCGCCGTGCCGGTGTTCGACGTTGAGACGGAAGACGAGGCGATCCGTATCGCCATCTCGAAGACGGGCGAGATGCTGAACCCTGATTTAAACTACGTCGAGATCAACATGGGCGAGCGCACGACTCCATCGGGGGAGGAGCTGCCGCCCGCCTTCATCGCGGCCGACGAAGCACTCGTCGCACTCGAGTTGGAGATGTCCGTCTTCAACGTCGAGCGCGAGGAACATGCCTCTCGAATTGCTCGCAAGGAGATCGGACAGCGTCTCGAGAATATCCCGCTCGAGGTCATCAGCATCGAGGAGTTCGAGGACGAAGACGACGACGATGAGTCAACGGCGGACGACGAGACGGAATCGACCGACGAGACGGAGTCGGACGAATCGACATCGTCCGAGACGACGGACGACGATGACGACGAGATCCTTCCCGAGTTCGAAGATCTAGTCGAGTAA
- a CDS encoding acylphosphatase, producing the protein MTDRIRAHVFITGTVQGVYYRANTRDTAREKGVDGWVKNLEDGRVEAIFEGPEDAVGSMIEWCHTGSPAAEVEDVDAEFEEPQGEDGFEIRY; encoded by the coding sequence ATGACAGATCGAATCCGCGCACACGTCTTCATCACGGGGACGGTCCAGGGCGTCTACTACCGCGCGAACACTCGCGACACGGCTCGAGAGAAGGGCGTCGACGGCTGGGTGAAGAACCTCGAGGACGGCCGCGTCGAGGCGATCTTCGAGGGACCCGAAGACGCCGTCGGGTCGATGATCGAGTGGTGTCACACGGGGAGTCCCGCGGCCGAGGTCGAGGACGTCGACGCCGAGTTCGAAGAGCCACAGGGCGAGGACGGGTTCGAGATTCGGTACTGA
- a CDS encoding DUF357 domain-containing protein, producing MAADLEEKTDRYGELLAEALEEASIAPPDGTPMAEAADECYEMAASYLEDGRHFREEGDRVNALASFSYGHAWLDAGARVGLFDVPTEGHLFTV from the coding sequence ATGGCTGCGGATCTCGAGGAGAAGACGGATCGCTACGGGGAGTTGCTCGCGGAGGCGCTCGAGGAAGCATCGATCGCCCCACCGGACGGAACGCCGATGGCGGAGGCGGCCGACGAATGTTACGAGATGGCGGCCTCGTATCTCGAGGACGGTCGGCACTTCCGCGAAGAGGGCGACCGCGTCAACGCGCTGGCGTCGTTTTCCTACGGCCACGCGTGGCTCGACGCCGGTGCGCGCGTTGGGCTGTTCGATGTCCCGACGGAGGGACATCTGTTCACAGTCTGA
- a CDS encoding TIGR00341 family protein has protein sequence MRLIELFVPDDRSDDALSVLDDEGIDYVRTAEAGDGTDGELVSFPLPPQAVERVLSSLREAGIDDQFVVVSSIETARTPRIDELEERYVNGQEEDDSIAHEEIRSRAMNMTPGRVTYYAMTVLSAIVATAGLLLDSPAIVVGSMVIAPQVSAALTGTVGLVLDDRKMIVDGLTSLAVGLVVAIASAFVFAWIVRSGGIVPSTIDITAIVQVQNRISPGLLAIVVGICAGAAGAFGLATAIPVSLVGVMIAVALIPAAAAVGIGMAWGNVSVALGAFVLVAVNATSILFSGLAVFWYLGYRPDGWTRGSIRENISGDWVGTLAVAVVLGVVVLSLGGFVLGQYVLYENSVNDDVRTVLDDDEYADLELVEVRTEFVGVGVDDGTEVTVVVQRPADAPYPNLVSDLETALEDRTDRDVAVVVEFVDAARSTEA, from the coding sequence GTGCGACTGATCGAACTGTTCGTGCCGGACGACAGATCCGACGACGCGTTGTCGGTCCTCGACGACGAGGGGATCGACTACGTCCGGACTGCCGAAGCCGGCGACGGGACCGACGGCGAACTCGTGAGCTTCCCGCTTCCGCCCCAGGCAGTCGAACGCGTGCTGTCGTCACTTCGCGAGGCCGGAATCGACGACCAGTTCGTCGTCGTTTCCTCGATCGAGACGGCGCGAACGCCGCGGATCGACGAACTCGAGGAGCGATACGTCAACGGCCAGGAGGAAGACGACAGCATCGCCCACGAGGAGATCCGATCTCGAGCGATGAACATGACGCCCGGCCGCGTCACCTACTACGCGATGACCGTGTTGAGCGCGATCGTCGCGACCGCGGGACTGTTGCTCGACTCGCCGGCGATCGTCGTCGGTTCGATGGTGATCGCGCCGCAGGTCAGCGCCGCGCTGACGGGAACAGTCGGGCTCGTGCTCGACGACCGGAAGATGATCGTCGACGGGCTCACGTCGCTGGCCGTCGGGCTCGTGGTTGCCATCGCCAGCGCGTTCGTCTTCGCCTGGATCGTCCGCTCGGGTGGGATCGTCCCCTCGACGATCGACATCACGGCCATCGTCCAGGTCCAGAACCGGATCTCGCCCGGACTGCTCGCTATCGTCGTGGGAATCTGTGCCGGCGCCGCGGGTGCGTTCGGTCTCGCGACGGCGATTCCGGTCTCGCTGGTCGGTGTGATGATCGCCGTCGCCCTCATTCCGGCGGCCGCGGCGGTCGGTATCGGGATGGCCTGGGGTAACGTCTCCGTCGCGCTCGGTGCGTTCGTCCTGGTCGCGGTCAACGCCACGTCGATCCTGTTCTCCGGGCTCGCCGTCTTCTGGTATCTGGGGTATCGACCCGACGGCTGGACGCGCGGCTCGATTCGGGAGAATATCTCCGGCGATTGGGTCGGCACGCTCGCCGTCGCCGTCGTTCTGGGCGTGGTCGTCCTCTCTCTGGGCGGTTTCGTGCTCGGTCAGTACGTCCTCTACGAGAACAGCGTCAACGACGACGTTCGAACCGTCCTCGACGACGACGAGTACGCCGACCTCGAACTCGTCGAAGTGCGAACCGAGTTCGTCGGCGTCGGCGTGGACGACGGAACGGAGGTGACCGTCGTCGTCCAGCGACCCGCCGACGCGCCGTACCCGAATCTCGTCTCCGATCTCGAAACGGCCCTCGAGGATCGGACCGACCGCGACGTCGCCGTCGTCGTCGAGTTCGTCGACGCGGCGCGATCTACCGAGGCCTAA
- the phaC gene encoding class III poly(R)-hydroxyalkanoic acid synthase subunit PhaC: MMNPFTSVLDMQRQAWEATADLADKSKVAPDRTETLENVEVGQTPSKIVYEENKLKLLHYEPMTEEQHDVPILVTYALINKPYILDLQPDRSVVQTLLEAGFDVYLIDWGEPSKLDRTLGLDDYVNRYIDNCVDVVRERSGQDSINILGYCMGGTKSAMYAALYPEKVKNLALMAAGLCFAGDGGVLELWGADDYYDPETVTDTFDNVPAEFLDVGFALMDPVANNMTKYVRFYDNMEDEDFVENFARMERWLDEGIDVAGKAYEEFIRDIYQENKLYKNELYLNGEHVDLTKIDMPVLQIVAEYDHLIPPEASKPFNDVISSDDTEILEFATGHIGMSVSSRSHDELWPQVSEWFEARSNGTEVEAEPETPEPEAADAALAEDIAGDESGSNDLTDGGAAVESEGNAEMEETGVDAENGDIGAETTDRTDEEVTARGEDDIQAEPAEPGEMTVDEDVVEEVAGEDAASEIESETDDLTDLNGVGQAYADGLTEAGIETFDQLADADTAELATETGISPSRIEDWIEQAQNR, encoded by the coding sequence ATGATGAATCCGTTCACATCCGTCCTCGACATGCAGCGCCAGGCCTGGGAGGCGACCGCCGATCTGGCCGACAAGAGCAAAGTCGCACCCGATCGGACCGAAACGCTCGAGAACGTCGAGGTCGGCCAGACGCCGAGCAAGATCGTCTACGAGGAGAACAAGCTCAAACTCCTCCACTACGAGCCGATGACCGAGGAGCAACACGACGTGCCGATCCTCGTCACGTACGCGCTGATCAACAAGCCGTACATCCTCGACCTCCAGCCGGATCGATCGGTCGTCCAGACGCTGCTCGAGGCCGGCTTCGACGTCTACCTGATCGACTGGGGCGAGCCCTCGAAGCTCGACCGCACGCTGGGTCTCGACGACTACGTCAACCGCTACATCGACAACTGCGTCGACGTGGTCCGCGAGCGCTCCGGACAGGACTCGATCAACATCCTCGGCTACTGTATGGGCGGGACGAAGTCGGCCATGTACGCCGCGCTCTACCCCGAGAAGGTCAAGAACCTCGCGCTGATGGCCGCCGGCCTCTGCTTCGCCGGGGACGGCGGCGTGCTCGAATTGTGGGGCGCCGATGACTATTACGATCCCGAAACTGTCACAGACACCTTCGACAACGTTCCCGCCGAATTCCTCGACGTCGGCTTCGCGCTGATGGATCCCGTCGCGAACAACATGACGAAGTACGTCCGGTTCTACGACAACATGGAAGACGAGGACTTCGTCGAGAACTTCGCCCGGATGGAGCGCTGGCTCGACGAGGGGATCGATGTCGCCGGCAAGGCCTACGAGGAGTTCATCCGCGACATCTACCAGGAGAACAAGCTCTACAAAAACGAGCTCTACCTGAACGGCGAACACGTCGACCTCACGAAAATCGACATGCCCGTTCTCCAGATCGTTGCGGAGTACGACCACCTCATCCCACCGGAGGCGTCGAAACCGTTCAACGACGTCATCAGCTCGGACGATACCGAGATCCTCGAGTTCGCGACGGGCCACATCGGGATGTCCGTCTCCTCGAGAAGCCACGACGAACTCTGGCCGCAGGTCAGCGAGTGGTTCGAGGCGCGCTCGAACGGCACAGAGGTTGAGGCTGAACCGGAGACGCCGGAGCCCGAAGCGGCGGACGCCGCACTCGCAGAAGACATCGCCGGCGACGAGTCCGGTTCCAACGACCTGACCGACGGCGGCGCGGCGGTCGAGTCCGAGGGCAACGCGGAGATGGAGGAGACCGGTGTCGACGCCGAAAACGGCGACATCGGCGCGGAGACGACCGACCGGACCGACGAGGAAGTCACCGCACGCGGTGAAGACGACATCCAAGCGGAGCCCGCAGAACCGGGTGAGATGACCGTCGACGAAGACGTCGTCGAGGAGGTCGCCGGCGAGGACGCCGCCTCCGAGATCGAGTCCGAGACCGACGACCTGACCGATCTCAACGGCGTCGGGCAGGCCTACGCGGATGGTCTGACGGAAGCCGGTATCGAAACCTTCGACCAACTGGCCGACGCCGATACCGCGGAGCTGGCTACCGAAACCGGCATCTCACCCAGCCGAATCGAAGACTGGATCGAGCAGGCCCAGAATCGATAG
- a CDS encoding VOC family protein, translated as MISPNAFFHVALKVPDVGEAVAFYREHLNGDLIEHEQPNEEATGATAVEHAALMVGDKHLYVFDRAPYEAAGLVDELPYGVLHFGYTVDDVDAAVADLADDVSFVMEPTVFGDLKVAFFEDPAGTRIELLEYVD; from the coding sequence GTGATCTCGCCGAATGCGTTCTTCCACGTCGCGCTGAAAGTCCCGGATGTCGGCGAGGCCGTCGCGTTCTATCGCGAGCACCTGAACGGGGACCTCATCGAGCACGAACAGCCCAACGAAGAGGCCACGGGCGCGACGGCCGTCGAGCACGCCGCGCTGATGGTCGGCGACAAACACCTCTACGTCTTCGACCGAGCGCCGTACGAGGCCGCGGGACTGGTCGACGAGTTACCGTACGGGGTGCTCCACTTCGGCTACACCGTCGACGACGTCGACGCGGCGGTCGCGGATCTCGCGGACGACGTCTCGTTCGTCATGGAGCCGACTGTCTTCGGCGACCTGAAGGTCGCCTTCTTCGAGGACCCCGCCGGAACACGGATCGAACTGCTCGAGTACGTGGACTGA
- a CDS encoding DNA-3-methyladenine glycosylase family protein, with protein sequence MDTGTISVDNLSGGLDLYRTLESGQSYCWRRSDGEMYGGASPDGAWYHTVVGGDVVRIRQVDDVLEWESTTDAEATVRRLVRLDDDLEAIVAAAPDDPLLREAYDAHRGMRLVEDPPFGCLISFICSAQMRVSRIHTMVSTLAREYGDAIEFDGETYHAFPTPDQLATATEAELRELGLGYRAPYVVRTAEMVANGEADPAAARGLEYEAARDFLTQFVGVGDKVADCVLLFSLEFDEAVPLDTWIKSAIEEYYPDCDRGSYADTSRAIRERLGGEYAGYAQTYIFHHLRTGE encoded by the coding sequence ATGGACACAGGGACCATTTCGGTCGACAACCTCTCCGGCGGGCTCGACCTGTACCGGACGCTCGAGAGCGGACAGAGCTACTGCTGGCGACGCAGCGACGGTGAGATGTACGGCGGTGCGTCGCCAGATGGCGCGTGGTATCACACCGTTGTGGGCGGCGATGTCGTTCGCATCCGGCAGGTCGACGACGTCCTCGAGTGGGAGTCGACCACCGATGCAGAGGCGACCGTCCGTCGACTGGTGCGGCTGGACGACGACCTTGAGGCCATCGTGGCGGCCGCGCCGGACGATCCGCTCCTTCGGGAGGCGTACGACGCCCACCGCGGGATGCGACTGGTCGAAGATCCCCCCTTTGGGTGTCTGATCTCGTTTATCTGCTCCGCTCAAATGCGTGTCAGTCGGATCCATACGATGGTCTCGACGCTGGCCCGCGAGTACGGCGACGCGATCGAGTTCGACGGCGAGACCTACCACGCGTTTCCGACGCCGGACCAGCTCGCGACGGCGACCGAAGCGGAACTCCGAGAGCTTGGACTCGGCTACCGTGCGCCGTACGTCGTTCGCACGGCCGAGATGGTGGCGAACGGCGAGGCGGATCCGGCCGCGGCTCGAGGGCTCGAGTACGAAGCCGCTCGCGACTTCCTCACGCAGTTCGTCGGCGTCGGCGACAAGGTGGCGGACTGCGTCCTGTTGTTCTCGCTCGAGTTCGATGAGGCCGTCCCGTTGGACACCTGGATCAAGTCGGCCATTGAAGAGTACTACCCCGACTGCGATCGGGGCTCCTACGCCGACACCTCGCGAGCGATCCGCGAGCGATTAGGCGGGGAGTACGCGGGCTACGCCCAGACGTACATCTTTCATCACCTGCGGACCGGGGAGTGA
- a CDS encoding beta-ketoacyl-ACP reductase — translation MSMDGRTCVITGSARGIGRGIAEYLGAEGANVVINYRSSEESALEAVDAIETAGGSAVTARADVADRDEVVHMREVCHDAFGPADVLVNNAGITADEQFTEMTREEWDRVMDVNLGGMFNCTQEFFDDIWNAHEGRLINISSVVGKQGNFGQANYAAAKSGMFGFTRTIALELAKGGSTANCVAPGFTATDMLESVPDHVLERIISGIPLERLAEVEDIAAVVRFLASEDSSYVTGEVIDVNGGMDL, via the coding sequence ATGTCTATGGATGGGCGGACCTGTGTTATCACCGGCTCGGCGCGCGGGATCGGACGCGGTATCGCGGAGTACCTCGGTGCGGAAGGGGCGAACGTCGTGATCAACTACCGGTCGTCGGAAGAATCGGCACTCGAGGCAGTCGACGCCATCGAAACGGCCGGCGGAAGCGCCGTGACCGCACGGGCCGACGTCGCCGACCGCGACGAGGTCGTACACATGCGCGAGGTCTGCCACGACGCGTTCGGGCCGGCGGACGTACTGGTCAACAACGCCGGGATCACGGCCGACGAACAGTTCACCGAGATGACTCGCGAGGAGTGGGACCGTGTCATGGACGTCAATCTCGGCGGGATGTTCAACTGCACCCAGGAGTTCTTCGACGACATCTGGAACGCCCACGAGGGGCGACTGATCAACATCTCGAGCGTCGTCGGCAAACAGGGGAACTTCGGACAGGCCAACTACGCCGCCGCCAAGAGCGGCATGTTCGGTTTTACCCGCACCATCGCCCTCGAACTCGCGAAGGGCGGGTCGACGGCCAACTGCGTCGCGCCCGGCTTCACCGCGACCGATATGCTCGAGAGCGTGCCGGATCACGTCCTGGAGCGGATCATCTCGGGCATCCCGCTCGAGCGACTGGCCGAAGTCGAGGATATCGCCGCCGTCGTTCGATTCCTCGCCAGCGAGGACTCGAGTTACGTGACGGGCGAAGTGATCGACGTCAACGGCGGGATGGACCTGTAA